The Siniperca chuatsi isolate FFG_IHB_CAS linkage group LG2, ASM2008510v1, whole genome shotgun sequence genome window below encodes:
- the tusc2b gene encoding tumor suppressor 2, mitochondrial calcium regulator b: protein MGGSGSKSKGFWPFSGSGSTDDPTKDGNEQSLARVRSFQSVTPFVLTRRSSMYFDEDGDLAHEFYEETIVTKNGRKKAKLKRIQKNLTPQGIIKLDHPCIHVDFPVVLCEAW from the exons aTGGGTGGTAGCGGCTCCAAATCCAAAGGATTTTGGCCTTTTTCTGGCTCAGGTAGTACGGACGATCCAACCAAAGATGGAAACGAGCAGTCACTGGCGAGAGTTCGAAGTTTCCAAAGTGTAACACCTTTTGTTTTGACTAGACGAAG ctctatGTACTTTGATGAAGATGGCGACTTGGCCCATGAGTTCTATGAAGAGACAATTGTGACAAAAAATGGACGGAAAAAAGCCAAGCTGAAGAGGATTCAAAAAAACCTAACACCTCAG GGAATTATAAAGCTGGACCATCCTTGCATCCATGTAGATTTCCCAGTTGTCCTCTGTGAAGCCTGGTGA
- the rassf1 gene encoding ras association domain-containing protein 1 isoform X4 — MLANKDGSYTGFIKVHFQLVRPVSLPPPQSLCSTQEGDQQGGRMKRRTSFYLPKDTAKHLHISSQTRVREVIEALLNKFTMVDNPAKFALFERIERQSQVYMRKLSDDECPLYLRLCAGPSEKVLSLVLKENETGDVNWDAFSFPELCNFLRILQREEEEHVRQIVKRHALARDMMKQAMARITTPG, encoded by the exons ATGTTGGCT AATAAAGATGGGTCCTACACTGGTTTCATCAAGGTCCACTTTCAGTTGGTCCgtcctgtctccctccctccccctcagAGCCTGTGCTCCACACAGGAGGGAGATCAGCAGGGTGGACGGATGAAACGGCGGACATCTTTCTACCTCCCCAAAGATACTGCCAAGCACCTGCACATAAGCTCCCAAACACGTGTACGAGAAGTCATCGAGGCATTGCTCAACAAATTCACCATGGTGGACAACCCAGCCAAGTTTGCCCTGTTTGAACGCATTGAGAGACAAAGTCAAG TGTACATGCGTAAACTGTCTGATGATGAGTGTCCCCTCTACCTGCGCTTGTGTGCGGGCCCCAGTGAAAAAGTCTTGAGTCTGGTTTTGAAAGAGAATGAGACAGGGGATGTAAAT TGGGATGCATTTAGTTTTCCTGAGTTGTGCAACTTTCTGCGAATCCTGCAGCGTGAGGAAGAAGAGCATGTACGGCAGATTGTAAAGCGTCACGCTCTTGCTAGAGACATGATGAAGCAGGCCATGGCGAGGATTACTACTCCTGGTTGA
- the rassf1 gene encoding ras association domain-containing protein 1 isoform X3, with translation MTWGSTASDTFCSQEDSSSELELYFTAHTSFFHKDEQIDWGKQELTLTEIQHKVKEYNAQINSNLYMLANKDGSYTGFIKVHFQLVRPVSLPPPQSLCSTQEGDQQGGRMKRRTSFYLPKDTAKHLHISSQTRVREVIEALLNKFTMVDNPAKFALFERIERQSQVYMRKLSDDECPLYLRLCAGPSEKVLSLVLKENETGDVNWDAFSFPELCNFLRILQREEEEHVRQIVKRHALARDMMKQAMARITTPG, from the exons ATGACCTGGGGAAGCACAGCAAGTGACACATTCTGCAGTCAGGAGGACAGTAGCTCAGAGCTGGAACTGTATTTCACTGCACATACGTCTTTCTTTCACAAG gatGAACAGATCGATTGGGGTAAACAGGAGTTGACTCTTACTGAGATTCAACACAAGGTTAAGGAGTATAATGCACAGATCAACAGCAATCTCTACATGTTGGCT AATAAAGATGGGTCCTACACTGGTTTCATCAAGGTCCACTTTCAGTTGGTCCgtcctgtctccctccctccccctcagAGCCTGTGCTCCACACAGGAGGGAGATCAGCAGGGTGGACGGATGAAACGGCGGACATCTTTCTACCTCCCCAAAGATACTGCCAAGCACCTGCACATAAGCTCCCAAACACGTGTACGAGAAGTCATCGAGGCATTGCTCAACAAATTCACCATGGTGGACAACCCAGCCAAGTTTGCCCTGTTTGAACGCATTGAGAGACAAAGTCAAG TGTACATGCGTAAACTGTCTGATGATGAGTGTCCCCTCTACCTGCGCTTGTGTGCGGGCCCCAGTGAAAAAGTCTTGAGTCTGGTTTTGAAAGAGAATGAGACAGGGGATGTAAAT TGGGATGCATTTAGTTTTCCTGAGTTGTGCAACTTTCTGCGAATCCTGCAGCGTGAGGAAGAAGAGCATGTACGGCAGATTGTAAAGCGTCACGCTCTTGCTAGAGACATGATGAAGCAGGCCATGGCGAGGATTACTACTCCTGGTTGA
- the rassf1 gene encoding ras association domain-containing protein 1 isoform X2, translating into MTWGSTASDTFCSQEDSSSELELYFTAHTSFFHKVRRSEDEQIDWGKQELTLTEIQHKVKEYNAQINSNLYMLANKDGSYTGFIKVHFQLVRPVSLPPPQSLCSTQEGDQQGGRMKRRTSFYLPKDTAKHLHISSQTRVREVIEALLNKFTMVDNPAKFALFERIERQSQVYMRKLSDDECPLYLRLCAGPSEKVLSLVLKENETGDVNWDAFSFPELCNFLRILQREEEEHVRQIVKRHALARDMMKQAMARITTPG; encoded by the exons ATGACCTGGGGAAGCACAGCAAGTGACACATTCTGCAGTCAGGAGGACAGTAGCTCAGAGCTGGAACTGTATTTCACTGCACATACGTCTTTCTTTCACAAGGTCAGAAGATCGGAG gatGAACAGATCGATTGGGGTAAACAGGAGTTGACTCTTACTGAGATTCAACACAAGGTTAAGGAGTATAATGCACAGATCAACAGCAATCTCTACATGTTGGCT AATAAAGATGGGTCCTACACTGGTTTCATCAAGGTCCACTTTCAGTTGGTCCgtcctgtctccctccctccccctcagAGCCTGTGCTCCACACAGGAGGGAGATCAGCAGGGTGGACGGATGAAACGGCGGACATCTTTCTACCTCCCCAAAGATACTGCCAAGCACCTGCACATAAGCTCCCAAACACGTGTACGAGAAGTCATCGAGGCATTGCTCAACAAATTCACCATGGTGGACAACCCAGCCAAGTTTGCCCTGTTTGAACGCATTGAGAGACAAAGTCAAG TGTACATGCGTAAACTGTCTGATGATGAGTGTCCCCTCTACCTGCGCTTGTGTGCGGGCCCCAGTGAAAAAGTCTTGAGTCTGGTTTTGAAAGAGAATGAGACAGGGGATGTAAAT TGGGATGCATTTAGTTTTCCTGAGTTGTGCAACTTTCTGCGAATCCTGCAGCGTGAGGAAGAAGAGCATGTACGGCAGATTGTAAAGCGTCACGCTCTTGCTAGAGACATGATGAAGCAGGCCATGGCGAGGATTACTACTCCTGGTTGA
- the rassf1 gene encoding ras association domain-containing protein 1 isoform X1: protein MSKCELIELKDLSVNDPIELAAPAARTVPPPVNPGQPSHFHVVRLVGDSVSIEAPQCQIGEAGLGHDFQPYSHTYLTWCDLCGEFIWGLYKQSLRCANCSYTCHYRCRPFIQLNCSTDGSLSTHQEDFSVDSIETDTNVDEQIDWGKQELTLTEIQHKVKEYNAQINSNLYMLANKDGSYTGFIKVHFQLVRPVSLPPPQSLCSTQEGDQQGGRMKRRTSFYLPKDTAKHLHISSQTRVREVIEALLNKFTMVDNPAKFALFERIERQSQVYMRKLSDDECPLYLRLCAGPSEKVLSLVLKENETGDVNWDAFSFPELCNFLRILQREEEEHVRQIVKRHALARDMMKQAMARITTPG from the exons ATGTCTAAATGTGAGCTCATTGAGCTGAAGGACCTCAGTGTAAATGATCCCATTGAGCTGGCTGCTCCTGCTGCCCGCACAGTCCCTCCGCCCGTAAACCCAGGTCAGCCAAGCCACTTCCATGTCGTTCGTCTGGTTGGAGACAGCGTCAGCATCGAGGCACCCCAATGTCAGATAGGAGAGGCTGGACTGGGTCATGACTTCCAGCCCTACAGTCACACCTATCTCACCTGGTGTGACCTGTGTGGAGAATTCATCTGGGGTCTTTATAAGCAAAGTTTACGCTGCGCCA ACTGCAGTTATACTTGTCACTACCGCTGCCGACCGTTCATCCAGCTGAACTGCAGCACAGACGGAAGTTTGTCAACACACCAGGAAGACTTCTCTGTCGACTCCATTGAGACAGACACAAATGTG gatGAACAGATCGATTGGGGTAAACAGGAGTTGACTCTTACTGAGATTCAACACAAGGTTAAGGAGTATAATGCACAGATCAACAGCAATCTCTACATGTTGGCT AATAAAGATGGGTCCTACACTGGTTTCATCAAGGTCCACTTTCAGTTGGTCCgtcctgtctccctccctccccctcagAGCCTGTGCTCCACACAGGAGGGAGATCAGCAGGGTGGACGGATGAAACGGCGGACATCTTTCTACCTCCCCAAAGATACTGCCAAGCACCTGCACATAAGCTCCCAAACACGTGTACGAGAAGTCATCGAGGCATTGCTCAACAAATTCACCATGGTGGACAACCCAGCCAAGTTTGCCCTGTTTGAACGCATTGAGAGACAAAGTCAAG TGTACATGCGTAAACTGTCTGATGATGAGTGTCCCCTCTACCTGCGCTTGTGTGCGGGCCCCAGTGAAAAAGTCTTGAGTCTGGTTTTGAAAGAGAATGAGACAGGGGATGTAAAT TGGGATGCATTTAGTTTTCCTGAGTTGTGCAACTTTCTGCGAATCCTGCAGCGTGAGGAAGAAGAGCATGTACGGCAGATTGTAAAGCGTCACGCTCTTGCTAGAGACATGATGAAGCAGGCCATGGCGAGGATTACTACTCCTGGTTGA
- the LOC122869651 gene encoding transmembrane reductase CYB561D2 yields the protein MVHNKEPESEPRFYGYTRTASAVLTHFICIVFTVFIAVLSRPGSSWFSWHPFFMTLAFSFFMTEAILLFSPHGSPIKRFSHKTKGRVHWILQCLCVSCAVLGLAAISYNKHLNGKPHFTSWHGLLGLLTVCVVGFQSLAAVPLIYHSLAKGWSLAKLKRYHAASGLVTYLLSSASLLLGLSSAWFTASVGEYAWYLSALCPALTALVMMNQVTSAYMAKKRLQS from the exons ATGGTTCACAACAAAGAGCCTGAATCTGAGCCTCGGTTCTACGGTTATACCAGAACAGCTTCCGCAGTGCTGACACACTTTATCTGCATTGTCTTCACTGTATTTATTGCAGTTCTCTCTCGGCCGGGTTCAA gttGGTTTTCCTGGCATCCTTTCTTTATGACACTAGCG TTCTCCTTCTTCATGACAGAAGCCATACTCCTTTTCTCCCCCCATGGCTCCCCCATCAAAAGGTTTTCACACAAGACAAAAGGTCGTGTTCACTGGATCCTGCAGTGCCTCTGCGTGTCTTGTGCAGTCCTGGGTCTGGCAGCCATCTCATACAACAAACACCTGAATGGTAAACCCCACTTCACCTCGTGGCACGGTCTGCTGGGCCTGCTCACAGTGTGCGTGGTGGGGTTTCAGTCTTTGGCAGCTGTGCCTCTCATCTACCACTCTCTGGCCAAAGGCTGGTCCCTGGCCAAACTCAAACGCTACCATGCAGCCTCTGGACTCGTCACATACCTGCTCAGCAGTGCCAGCCTGCTCCTCGGCCTCAGTTCTGCCTGGTTCACTGCATCTGTTGGGGAATATGCCTGGTACCTGTCAGCACTCTGCCCTGCTCTCACTGCCCTCGTCATGATGAACCAAGTCACCAGTGCGTACATGGCTAAGAAACGGTTGCAGTCCTGA